The genomic window TGATTCTACACGATTGCATTTCCATGTGCATAGTGATGTTGCTAGAATGTCTTTGAACATGACACACTTTGGTCTTTAAAGAGAACACGATTTCTTTCTTTCTAGACAACATCAGACCAATCTGCATTGTGTGGGATCGTTCGTGGAAACGCCATATGGATAGCATTCAAATACTAAGTGGCCCTGTTCGGGGCAAGCCAGAGAACGACAATGACGGTGGCAGCAGAATCGTGGACATCCGACGCCAGCCACCAGAAATGTGCCACAACTATATGGGCACCTTCAGGGAGAATATATCAAGCAGTGTGATCTGTGCTGGGGACTCGAACAGTAATCTATGCAACGCGGACTTCAGCAGTCCTCTGGGAGCCTTGGTGCTTCATAGGAAGTTACAGAGATTCGTCCAGATCGGCATCGCCACATCGAACCAGAGGTGCAACATGCCCAGTATCTACACGAATGTCCTAAGCCACATCGAGTTTATCCTGCGAGCATGGCGGCATTATAGCAAAGGTAATAGTTCCTCGGGAGCAAGTTCACCTACAAAGTCACCGACAAAGTCACCAACAAAGTCACCAACAAAGTCACCAACAAAGCCACCAACAAAGTCACCAACAAAGTCATAAACAAAGTCACCGGTGAAATCACCGAAAAAATCGCAGACTAATCGTAAATGCCTTTCGGTTGAGTATCATTAACTGAGTAGTCCCCAAGAATGAAATTTTTTTAGTGATATACAATAGATaaagtgtttttaaatatttcgaTATTATTCAACTACTGGCCTTTCAGGAAAgacaaaatactttttaaaatgtcAGCGAGCTTAAACTGATTTAGCCAACTAATTAGATTGCCTCAAGTATTTACGATTACGATTGTATGCGCCGTTTAGCTTGAAGTTTTTATGTAAATCGGTGTAATAAATTCTGATGCAGCTGTGGCGTCTTCACAACTGCCTACTGAAGGCGTAATTGAGCCAAGAGAAACTTTTTGAAACGGATTTTAACAGCCAGCAGCAAAGAACAATTAATTTAGTAATGCGCTGTGGCAATGTCATGTGAAACTGAAAGCTTACAGCcgataaaatttaattattccCTCTGGTAGCTAATTCAAAGAGTACCAAATTACAGAGGACTTTACTATTTAAATACACGTCATTTTGGAGAACATGAGGGAGACGATTTTTACCCTATTTTCTCTGAACTTAAATTGACTTGTGGCCTTCGcattattcaattatttacCTTTTGCAACTTATCAGAtagcataaatattaatttcataaGTCCTTCAGTTGgctatttcaattaaaatgtgtaCTTCAGCAAACCACTTGACAATTAACACACTCTTTAAATGACAATTTCTTTGCCTCGGCTGTTGATAAActgcataatttatgtaatTTGCTGCACCGACAGACACACTCACGAGCACTTATTGATGACAATTatttgaaatacttttaagTGAGTGGGCAacaatttattgaattaataattaactGCAATTGCGcaatacaaaatttattttattgctgtCATCAAGTGGCTGGGAGAAGCCAAACCGGGATGGCCCTGTGCATCATTAACTAATTTTAGTCGCattcataatttaattgatttaaatggGAATAGCGATTTCTCTGTCAATTATCGCACCCCATGTGCACGAATGTGCAGTTTTAGAATAATTGatgacatttaatattaattacaCTTTACAATTTAACTTGAAACCCTTATTTGCAAAGAGCACATCCCGTTTTTTCCCGTTGCATGCCGGCAGTTCTCGAGGCTTTAACTAATTTCATTACTATGCATTAATCATGCACCGcatgttaataaatattaatgtcCTTCAGCTAGCCAGCGAACTGCCaattttggccataaaatttCCGGAAAATTTTGCATAAAAGTGTACTGATTTATGGCattgccaaataaaaaaaataaacaagttcATTCTACCAGTAGGGTTGTAAAAAAATCGTGCacaaataacaattaattatCTAGTAATGAAACGAAAGTGTTGCGCTTACTATTGAATCGACCTTACCTTACCTATAAAAATATCAGTTTTGGCCTAACCAAAACATGTATGTAgcttattaaacaaaaagtacaaactacatatgcattaaaatgtttaatcacactatagtttttattttgaatagtACATTACAATATAACTAATTTAAACACTGTATATGATACACTGTACCGATATGCCTTCTTTCATTCTATTAAAAGAGTATTATATTCGTGGTTCCTGTGGCCATTTGTTGCATTCGCTACAATCCTGGCTGTTTCAGTCTTTTGGTCATTAAACGCATCTGTGTGAGAAAAAAAATGGTGGAAAAACTATTAAACTCCTTTGTAAGGACACAAAAAATGAGAGACAAAATAGACGAAGGTGAGGGGAAAACGGGAGTGCTGGAACCTCAGTCTTTTGAGGGAAATGGCAAAATCTGTGCTTTTGCGCACGACCATTTCTATTTCCTTTGGCCATTTctaaaatttgcatttttcatgcCACAATGtataaaattcatatttataaatctTTTAACTGCACACACCAcaccaaacacaaaatggGACACATCAAAAAGCCAAAGCACAGACAGAAgtaaaaatgtgaaaataggaaatgaaaacgaaaaaaataaataaaaactgaatGTCATTCAGTTAGGCCGACTACAAACATCTCTTTACCTAACAATCAACTACGAAATGTAtgtgtttaaattaataaacgaCTTCAGACTTAAAATTCGTAGATAAAATCAATGAACAAAATTCAGTTTtaatgatatttttaattggctACACATTTGAAAGTAAGCTGCAGTTTCAGAACGTTGGGATCGAAATAAATTCTTAGGAAGAGTATATGAGAAACTTGgataaaaatatccaaaccATTCACACACTTTGCCCAGAAAAAGAGCAACACCAAAGGAGCAGATATAAAAATGTGTTGCAAGTCAGaagtgaatgaatgaatgtgAATGAATATGACTTTGCCACACCGAGCAGaacacaataaaaatgttaggACCTCGCTGGCCAGTGGGTGAGCGGAACCCGAAAGCCAGGAAGCGGAAGAGAATGCGGGGAAGGCGGGGAAAGCGGAAGTGGGGCGCACGGAATGAGACACCGCTGCACGGCGCTGTGATTTTTCATTTGGAGCGATTTTCCTTGGGCTGCCTGGGGCAACAGTTGTGGCCGAAAGTGGTGGGGAAACTGAACGCGTGCGGCATGCAACTGCAAAGTGACCATGCCACCACGTCTGCTGCTGCATGTATTCAAAAAATTGCTTAGCCTTTCAGCCGCTCACTTCTGAATATATACAGGATTCTCTTATTTTTGGCctttgaataaaaaataagtcTCGGAATTTTGGgctttttatatataatgGGAGGGTGGCCAATAAACTTCAGGATCTCTTTTGGGACCTTAAAATAAACTCAGAAACTCTGTAATTCTGTTATGTATGGTGAGATCTTTGAACGCGATTGTCAGTCCTCTAAACTATATTACACTTTTTTGAAAGTTGTGTGTATATTAAAAGTAAGTGAACATACAAAAAAGAACGTATAAGACGTATAACTTTTTGCAGAAGTCTGCACAAATTTGGTCGCATACCTTGCAGCGCACGCCACCTTTTATTTGCTGCTGATTCTGAAAGTAAGCATCTCTGGCGTTGCTATTTTAATTTCAGCCTGCCACGCGTTTGCTGAAATTAGCGTGATGCACTCCCCATTACCAGCGTGCATGGTACTCAGATACATTTAACTTTGGGTTTACGTTCGAGGCGTTGACGTTGCATTTTTACTTGCACGCTTAAGAACTTTGCTGCGCCAAAGTTGTTCAAATAAAATGGTAGAAAGGAAGTTTGGCACGGAGGCTGGAAGTCAAGAAGGAGCCTCTCATCAAGTTGGCCTGGCTGGCATAAAATTGtgcacacagaaaataaatcCGCACGACtttgaatttatttacaaattcaaaatgtttattgacGAATGCGGAATTAATGCGGACCAAATAATTTTGTGTGTTGTATTTATGGCGGTGTCTCATTAAGAATATGTCGTTCTACTTTTAACAACGGCccatttttcgcagtgcaggATGCGGAATGCTGCGGATGACTATCCCTGCTACTTGGCTTCCTCTACCTGTCTCTGGCATTCTAATTAGTGCCGACTCGACCCACCTGCTTCCCTCTGCCAGAAAACGGCGACTTCTTCGCCGATCATGGAGCACTTCGTTAGTCGCGTGCGTGTGACATTGTGTACATGAAACAATTATGCAACATTTACGCGCAACTCATAAAAGTGTCCGTATGTGAGCCCTTATCATGAGCCCttcgtatatacatatatcaaagAATGCTGATTTCAGTCAACACGAGTTACCTTTGGTAACAGGAAGGGCTGGACGAAGCCCTTAGGAAAATGAGTTGGACTCAACCTaagttatacaaattatattttatttgtgtttaatatGAGccgtaaaatatttttaaacagttTACAGTATTCTTGGAAAACAAAGAAACTAGTTTTAAACACTTCACCCAAATTATAAGCGTAAAGTTCAGGCAAAGCggaattaaaaatgaattgcaTAAAAGGGAACGCCAAATGCGGGAAATCTTTCCCCCAATCGCAGAACTCCACCCGCCTTGCACAATAATTGCTAGCCCAGCGTAAAATTTTGCGCTGacttcattaaaaaataacacgAAAAAATGTCtaacaaaaggaaaaaaaataaagaaagaaatcaAATTGCAAGCAAAATGAATGAGTCTGGGCCACAGAGTGTAGAGCAGGAATGGCATCGATTGAGTTCAATTGGCGGGCATCGGATGGCGAGGAGGCAATTGTAAAATGGTCAGACCATGAGCTAAGCCAATAATCAAGGGTCTGGAGCTGGGGACCCCCAAGTCTGGCAGGTGGGCGGGGGTTGTGGGAGTTCTGTTGGTGGTTGTTCTGGGGGCGAGGCCGGGCTTTGCGGTCCGGGAGGTGGCAGCTAATTTATTACGAGCATTTAACAAGCATACTCCTGGGGTCTCTCACGAGTCCGCTTTGATTTATTAGGTGTTtggtgaaaaaaaaagtacggcaacgaaatgaaaagcacAAGAGGACGGGGACGAGCACGAGCAGGCCGAATCGAGGAACCAGGAAGAAGGAACACAGCAAAAGAACCAAGggccaaggaccaaggaccaaggaccaaggaaCGAGGACCAAGGAACCGACCGGATGGGCAGGCTGCAAAATTCCGAAACACTAATGTGAATGTAATTTGTAGTTAATGTGCTGTCGGTTGGCATGTGGGCGGGCACTCCGGCTATTCaggcattttaattgttcaAACAAAATCGGGATTTTCCGGAAGTTTCGGAGGCCGTCCTTCTTCTCGCAGCACCTCCTCCGTCAAAGTGGACGCGTTCGTGTATGCAGGCCCACGCTGAGAAGGTTGTCTTTCACCTTTGCGGTAGTGCCGCCATACTGAAAGGATGAATTCGGTGTAGCTCAGGACATCCGTATAAACGCTTGCCCTATTACAGCTTTGGTTAGTGGTTGCAATGCCGATTAGGACAAAGCGCTTGAATTTGTTGAAGGTTATAATGGCTCCCAGAGGACTGCTATAGTCTGCGTTGCACAGTTTTGTATCGGAGTCTCCTGCGCAAAATTGGCTGCTCAAAAGTGCAGTGCCATTCAAGATGGAACACATAGTTGCTGGTTGCCGTCTGATGTCCGTAATGCTAAATGGATAGCTTTCATTTCGATCCTTGGGCTGACCCCACCGTGCACCGCTTAGCACCTGGATGCTGTCGATATAACCTCTCCAAATTGTCCACCACAATATGCAAATAGGCTTAATGGTTTCTAGGCAGAGAAAATGAGATTATCAAAAAGAGAAATATAAATAGTAAAAACTCACTAGAGAACACAATATCCGTCGCCAAACCGAAAATTGCTATGTCATTGGCATTTGCGGTCATATTGTATAAGGGATGTATAAAGGTTTGGATTACTTGGTGCTGTGATAATATggtgccatcgccatcgtcatctgCTTCCATAAACTCTCCCACACGAACCACTCTGCAAAGTGTAAGCATATGTAATAAAAACCTTTAGCTTTTTAGGTAAATATTTCACAGTCACGTGCAATTGTTCGTTGGCCCTTGTGCAATGCGCTGCAGTCAGAACTAATTCTGTAATGTAAAAGAATATGGATACGTATTCCAAGAAAATGATTGAATTGACATACTTTCAGTTATCACACTTCCGCCGCACACGTATAGCAATTCCGAAGTGTGTATATAAGCCATCCACGGACTGGACATATCATCCGCGATCTTCCCATTCGGCAGAAGTCCGCACCTTCCGTCCAGATATTGCGATGATCCCGGGACGGGGAGCAGAAACAGCAGTGCTGAGATTCCAATTGCAACTGACTGCATTGCGCTACTGCAGATCGATGGGTCAGgcatttctttttaataaGCTCGACAATGGGCCTTATCAGGCTGGTTATTCCGAGAATGCGATGCAGCGAAGCCTACACAATTCTCCCCGTCTTGCGTCATagttataataaaattgtacTAATCATTTAACGGAACAGTTGATAGACACCATTGCTTATATCTACAGATTGGGATATATAGTTTAATATGTATGAATTTTGCAATTTACAATCATAAGGATGTTGGGCAAGGAAATTTAAGTGCTGCACagtaattcaatttaaagaaaatattatgtCTATTAGATGCTAAGTTCCCGTGTCTCCTCACTGATTAACTTCAAGGGTCAAGGGTCACCAcaattttcgcatttattgCTGTCCTTCCTCATTGCGATTTTTGTTTCAGATTTTTGCAGCTGGCCAGTGTTAAATGTTGAATGTGAAATTTTCGTTGTCGAATTCCTTCTTCCTTTATTGTTCAACAACGACGACGGCGTTCGCATCACAAGCTTTTCCATCGGCGGCCATTAAAGGTCATAAATCACAACATAGCATAGAAATAAATCAACCCTTTATTATCAACACATCGCAATGTTTGTTATCGAAAGGGTTATTTATAGTTCTCCTGGGAGCGAAGGCCAAAGAATCGGACCGGCCCCAGCCAGCCGGAATTTGTGAATATATTTACCGGAATTAACTACGGCTCGCAGATTGAGTTCAAGGTTGAAATTCGCTGACCGAATTGCCTACTTATCGGTGTCTatgtgagtgtttgtgtgtgtatgtgttgtGCGCTTTTTTGTGTTCTGGCAAGCTCATTAAGCAAATCGCATTATTTGCTCATACGAACTCAAGTATCTTTCCAGTGCACTAAGCACACAAAACGCTCTGACAGCCCCACAAGGAGCTTCATTTGCCGGCAATTGAAAGCCTGAAAAGACACACTGGGGAGGAGCAAGAGCTGCACATGGAAAATGAATACATCATTAGCTGCATAAAATGTCCTTGCCGACTCAAACGTACCGATGCACAGAAAAAATAGATGGGCTGTTCGACcgaatttgttttaaattccattttattttcatttatgtattcCCTATTAAACTCCTAGGTATTGTTTAAGCTAAGTGATATAGTAAGCAATTCTTTCTTAGTTACAAttccaaataataatttcttaaaataaagtttaaatcaaaatcattTGGATTTAACGTTTGACCTAAGcctatttcttttatttcacaAAACGCTAAAATGAAGACTGTAATTTTTTTCGGTGTAGATACCCGTATACACGTTCATACGAACGTGTACGTTAGCTACAAGTGGACAAAGCCGACTATAAGTGGCAGAAGAACGAAAACCCGAAAGGAGGACGAAAACATCAACGCTCCATGGCTACTTAAACGGCTTAGGTCTGAGAACTTATGCAACTTGTTAACTAATTACGTGCACAGCAGCATAAAGTGGCTTAAAACACACGCACCTGAGGCCACTTAGGCATCGAACACAGAGGGAATTTTTCATAATGCCCTGGCAATAGCTCCAAATTAAGCTGATAAGACCGAACTGATAATTTTATGGAAATACGTTATAATCTCTCAAGGATTGTTCACAGCATGGCCTTCACTCTGTCCTTACAAGAAAGTATGGTGAACGTACAACTACATACTTGCAATTAATGAGTTAATCTTACTATTTTAGCAATTACGTTATGTTATGAAATCCTTAAGTAAATATGATACATGTTACAATTTCTCCTTaaaaaaatcattattattatcgaGATGTATGTGCCAGAAATTAATGGATAGATTGCCAGCTTTATTCCATGAAATATAACTGTGTGTTGTGAATATGAACAGCATCAGTGTTTATTGATTAAATTGTCAACCATAGGCGTTTCAAAAAATGATTTCTATTTTCTAAATTTGGATGAATGGAAATTAATGAAGCATTTTTAATCATTATTTgatattaaaatttctttatgTTAGTATCTATTTCCCTTGcgattatttttgttaaaaatttcATTCGTTATCCTTCCTGTTTATTTTAACAGGGTATCCATTGCAGTTATTTctggacttttaattaaattttaatcatTATCAACGTTGATGGAACGTTGCAAGAGCTGTGCTGTTTGGCAGGTGTTCAATAAAGTAATTTCCTGTCTGATTTCTGATTATTCATCACTGTTGCATTAAACAAGGTGTTGGTTATTGAGATAGCTTTCACTTAATCTCAGTTAGTAGACACTTAATGCTTTTtatagaaattaattaaattttaaagtcCTTTAGGCAAACATTTTAAGCATCTTTAAGCATAGacaaacaaatttcattttgatttggcTGGAAGGAAAAATCTTTTTGGAAGCAATCTAAAATACAAAAGTTAGCAGacaataaaaggaaaaacacaagaaaataAAGACCAGAAAGGGGTCCAAAAGGAGTTGGAAAAAGACAGAAAAGAGTGATGAACCAAACAGCCATTGAATATAATAAATCACACCTTTGTCACTCAATGCGAAAACGtatttttccaattaaaagccaaagaaCGGTCCCCTGCAAATTACTTTAACCTTTCGTCGGCCATCGGGTT from Drosophila yakuba strain Tai18E2 chromosome 2L, Prin_Dyak_Tai18E2_2.1, whole genome shotgun sequence includes these protein-coding regions:
- the LOC6528267 gene encoding chymotrypsinogen 2 encodes the protein MPDPSICSSAMQSVAIGISALLFLLPVPGSSQYLDGRCGLLPNGKIADDMSSPWMAYIHTSELLYVCGGSVITEKLVLTAAHCTRANEQLVVRVGEFMEADDDGDGTILSQHQVIQTFIHPLYNMTANANDIAIFGLATDIVFSKTIKPICILWWTIWRGYIDSIQVLSGARWGQPKDRNESYPFSITDIRRQPATMCSILNGTALLSSQFCAGDSDTKLCNADYSSPLGAIITFNKFKRFVLIGIATTNQSCNRASVYTDVLSYTEFILSVWRHYRKGERQPSQRGPAYTNASTLTEEVLREEGRPPKLPENPDFV
- the LOC6528266 gene encoding chymotrypsin-like protease CTRL-1, with product MEAQLIAMPVVSILLLFFLPLPVLNQFLDGECGVQSNGQTVKRSSSPWIAFLHTTDLIFVCTGTLISRNLILTAAHCITSNTQLVARLGEFMGTLEENPLPVLHDVRECSKHPYFDMTTHANDIAVLELATKVVYTDNIRPICIVWDRSWKRHMDSIQILSGPVRGKPENDNDGGSRIVDIRRQPPEMCHNYMGTFRENISSSVICAGDSNSNLCNADFSSPLGALVLHRKLQRFVQIGIATSNQRCNMPSIYTNVLSHIEFILRAWRHYSKGNSSSGASSPTKSPTKSPTKSPTKSPTKPPTKSPTKS